One Camelina sativa cultivar DH55 chromosome 3, Cs, whole genome shotgun sequence genomic window carries:
- the LOC104769043 gene encoding gibberellin-regulated protein 8-like isoform X2 → MKLIVIQFFIISLLLTTSLTEISSADSSCGGKCNVRCSKNDRKHEECIKDCNICCGKCNCVPSGTYGNKDECPCYRDIKNSKGGPKCP, encoded by the exons atgaagctcATAGTTATACAATTCTTCATTATCTCTCTTCTCCTCACGACTTCACTTACCGAAATTTCAAGCGCTGATTCGT CATGCGGTGGAAAGTGCAATGTGAGATGCTCAAAGAATGACAGAAAACATGAAGAGTGCATCAAGGACTGCAATATATGTTGCGGGAAGTGTAACTGTGTCCCATCGGGCACTTATGGAAACAAAGATGAATGTCCTTGCTACCGTGATATAAAAAACTCCAAAGGAGGACCCAAGTGTCCTTGA
- the LOC104769043 gene encoding gibberellin-regulated protein 8-like isoform X1: MKLIVIQFFIISLLLTTSLTEISSADSSACGGKCNVRCSKNDRKHEECIKDCNICCGKCNCVPSGTYGNKDECPCYRDIKNSKGGPKCP; encoded by the exons atgaagctcATAGTTATACAATTCTTCATTATCTCTCTTCTCCTCACGACTTCACTTACCGAAATTTCAAGCGCTGATTCGT CAGCATGCGGTGGAAAGTGCAATGTGAGATGCTCAAAGAATGACAGAAAACATGAAGAGTGCATCAAGGACTGCAATATATGTTGCGGGAAGTGTAACTGTGTCCCATCGGGCACTTATGGAAACAAAGATGAATGTCCTTGCTACCGTGATATAAAAAACTCCAAAGGAGGACCCAAGTGTCCTTGA
- the LOC104769020 gene encoding uncharacterized protein LOC104769020 isoform X1, with translation MERAREIGEGSSSSFREQRNLREKERRMRMKHLFSILYSHVSPTRRLPVPQLIDQSVAYMIQLKEKVNYLKEKKRTLLRGEVQNRSEGSSSHQPKLSINSRDSTIEMNLVMDSNIKRVLLRELVSVFEEEGAQVMSANLQNLNNMTFYTIIAQAIICRIGIDPSSIEERVRCIIS, from the exons atggaAAGGGCAAGAGAAATAGGAGAAGGAAGCTCATCGTCGTTTAGGGAACAACGAAACCTCAGAGAGAAAGAGCGACGTATGCGCATGAAACACCTCTTCTCTATACTCTATTCTCATGTTTCTCCCACTCGTAGG TTGCCAGTACCTCAACTTATAGATCAATCGGTAGCATATATGATCCAACTGAAAGAGAAGGTAAACtatttgaaggagaagaaaaggacATTGTTAAGAGGAGAAGTCCAGAATCGCTCTGAAGGGTCGTCGTCACATCAGCCAAAACTCAGTATTAATTCACGGGATTCGACCATAGAAATGAATCTGGTTATGGATTCAAACATAAAAAGAGTATTGTTACGTGAGCTTGTGAGtgtttttgaagaagaaggagctcAAGTTATGAGCGCCAATCTTCAGAACTTGAATAATATGACCTTTTATACCATCATAGCCCAG GCTATCATATGTCGGATCGGGATTGATCCATCAAGTATAGAGGAGAGAGTAAGGTGTATAATCTCATGa
- the LOC104769069 gene encoding uncharacterized protein At4g28440 isoform X1: MRFVIKKNTMAEATPALRKPVFTKVNELRPGTNGHSLNVKVVSTKMVMQRGGGGRPSGPQARQMRIAECLVGDETGIIIFTARNDQVDLMKEGSVVTLRNAKIDMYKGSMRLAVDRWGRVEVAEEPTDITVKDDNNLSLIEYELVTVET, encoded by the exons ATGA ggtttgttattaaaaaaaatactatggCTGAGGCAACGCCTGCTTTGAGGAAGCCAGTGTTCACAAAGGTTAATGAGCTGAGACCAGGAACCAACGGTCACTCACTCAACGTCAAAGTTGTCAGCACTAAGATGGTGATGCAGAGAGGAGGTGGTGGTCGTCCCAGTGGTCCTCAGGCTCGTCAGATGCGTATTGCTGAGTGTTTAGTTGGTGATGAGACTGGAATCATTATCTTTACTGCTAGAAACGACCAAG TGGATTTGATGAAAGAGGGCAGCGTTGTGACTCTGCGCAATGCAAAGATCGACATGTACAAGGGGTCTATGAGGCTTGCGGTTGATAGATGGGGACGTGTTGAAGTTGCGGAAGAGCCTACAGACATCACCGTCAAAGATGATAACAATCTTTCGCTGATTGAGTATGAGCTTGTGACCGTCGAAACTTGA
- the LOC104769069 gene encoding uncharacterized protein At4g28440 isoform X2: MAEATPALRKPVFTKVNELRPGTNGHSLNVKVVSTKMVMQRGGGGRPSGPQARQMRIAECLVGDETGIIIFTARNDQVDLMKEGSVVTLRNAKIDMYKGSMRLAVDRWGRVEVAEEPTDITVKDDNNLSLIEYELVTVET; the protein is encoded by the exons atggCTGAGGCAACGCCTGCTTTGAGGAAGCCAGTGTTCACAAAGGTTAATGAGCTGAGACCAGGAACCAACGGTCACTCACTCAACGTCAAAGTTGTCAGCACTAAGATGGTGATGCAGAGAGGAGGTGGTGGTCGTCCCAGTGGTCCTCAGGCTCGTCAGATGCGTATTGCTGAGTGTTTAGTTGGTGATGAGACTGGAATCATTATCTTTACTGCTAGAAACGACCAAG TGGATTTGATGAAAGAGGGCAGCGTTGTGACTCTGCGCAATGCAAAGATCGACATGTACAAGGGGTCTATGAGGCTTGCGGTTGATAGATGGGGACGTGTTGAAGTTGCGGAAGAGCCTACAGACATCACCGTCAAAGATGATAACAATCTTTCGCTGATTGAGTATGAGCTTGTGACCGTCGAAACTTGA
- the LOC104755282 gene encoding AMSH-like ubiquitin thioesterase 2, translated as MVTLSFPSPSLSFVEGGTCKSSHVSRVLFSGTDTNHGESSETNSILRDVHISERLLEDFTELARENTEKDLETCGTLAAFLERGIFYVTTLIIPKQESTSNSCQAMNEVEVFSIQNERELYPVGWIHTHPSQGCFMSSVDLHTHYSYQVMVPEAFAIVVAPTDSSKSHGIFKLTDPGGMEVLRSCSGTGFHPHKEPEDGNPVYEHCSNVYKNSNLRFEIFDLR; from the exons ATGGTAACGCTCTCGTTTCCATCTCCTTCGCTCTCTTTTGTTGAGGGCGGAACATGTAAATCTTCTCACGTTTCTCGGGTCTTATTCTCCGGTACCGATACGAATCACGGCGAATCCTCGGAAACCAATAGTATACTCAGAGATGTTCATATC TCAGAAAGATTGTTGGAAGATTTCACTGAGCTAGCGAGAGAGAACACTGAGAAGGACCTCGAGACTTGTGGGACTCTTGCTGCTTTTCTT GAAAGAGGAATTTTTTACGTAACCACTCTGATAATACCTAAGCAAGAATCAACTTCTAATTCT TGTCAAGCTATGAATGAAGTGGAAGTGTTTTCCATACAGAACGAAAGAGAACTTTATCCCGTAGGATGGATTCat ACTCATCCTTCTCAGGGTTGTTTCATGTCATCAGTAGATCTGCATACACATTACTCATATCAG GTAATGGTGCCCGAGGCTTTTGCAATCGTTGTAGCCCCAACCGATAGCTCTAA GAGTCACGGAATATTTAAGCTAACGGATCCAGGAGGAATGGAGGTACTGAGAAGCTGTTCCGGGACTGGATTCCACCCGCACAAAGAACCAGAAGATGGTAACCCAGTTTATGAGCATTGCTCAAACGTCTACAAGAACTCTAACCTTCGGTTCGAGATTTTTGATCTGCGTTAA
- the LOC104778662 gene encoding AMSH-like ubiquitin thioesterase 2 — protein sequence MSSVDLHTHYSYQVMVPEAFAIVVAPTDSSKSHGIFKLTDPGGMEVLRSCSGTGFHPHKEPEDGNPVYEHCSNVYKNSNLRFEIFDLR from the exons ATGTCATCAGTAGATCTGCATACACATTACTCATATCAG GTAATGGTGCCCGAGGCTTTTGCAATCGTTGTAGCCCCAACCGATAGCTCTAA GAGTCACGGAATATTTAAGCTAACGGATCCAGGAGGAATGGAGGTACTGAGAAGCTGT TCCGGGACTGGATTCCACCCGCACAAAGAACCAGAAGATGGTAACCCAGTTTATGAGCATTGCTCAAACGTCTACAAGAACTCTAACCTTCGGTTCGAGATTTTTGATCTGCGTTAA
- the LOC104769084 gene encoding transcription factor bHLH90-like — MMMRNGERVKEFLRPFVDSKTWDLCVIWKLGDDPSRFIEWVGCCCSGGYVDKNIKLENAEGTEREKKVCFCIDEHNKHRIRTLACAALSHFPLFMPLYPGIHGEVVMSKSPKWLVNSGPGSKKDMFNTRVLVPVSDGLVELFSFKMKPFDETMVDMIVSRCNAVSEPFPEQRLQFRITPGAEESMSSGVNLSFEGGGSSSVSNHSNETQNGFGNHPNARCGEVHREEQVPCLVMNKEDPVVQNAIACNANKRLPQEHFKSKNLLSERKRRDKINQALYALRAVVPKITKMNKIGIFTDAVDYINELLVEKKKLEDELKGINEKEHKEIAAEEESAIADPEAEKLSSKLDKKMKKNEVNLQVHDIGERDFLIRVGQEHKRGGFKRLIEAVDSCGLEIINVNFSRHDLIAMTVLNVKANKDGIAYGDLRDSLLKMMINQTIDMKT, encoded by the exons atgATGATGAGAAATGGTGAGAGAGTGAAGGAGTTTCTTCGACCCTTTGTCGATTCCAAAACTTGGGACTTGTGTGTTATCTGGAAACTTGGTGATGATCCTTCTAG GTTTATCGAATGGGTGGGATGCTGCTGCAGCGGTGGTTATGTTGATAAGAACATTAAGCTTGAAAACGCAGAAGGAAcggagagagaaaagaaagtttGTTTCTGCATAGATGAACACAACAAGCATCGTATAAGAACCTTAGCTTGTGCAGCTCTTTCTCATTTTCCTCTCTTCATGCCTCTCTATCCTGG GATTCATGGAGAAGTAGTGATGTCAAAATCTCCCAAATGGTTGGTTAATTCAGGTCCTGGatctaaaaag GACATGTTCAACACACGGGTTCTTGTTCCTGTGAGTGATGGTCTCGTTGAGCTGTTCTCCTTTAAAATG AAACCGTTTGACGAAACCATGGTTGATATGATTGTATCGCGTTGTAACGCCGTCTCTGAACCATTCCCTGAACAAAGGCTGCAATTTAGGATCACTCCTGGAGCAGAGGAATCTATGAGTAGCGGTGTGAATCTCAGCTTTGAAGGTGGCGGCTCATCTAGCGTTTCCAATCACTCCAACGAAACTCAGAATGGTTTTGGAAATCACCCGAATGCTCGCTGTGGGGAAGTACATAGGGAGGAACAAGTGCCATGTTTGGTAATGAACAAGGAGGATCCCGTGGTGCAAAACGCCATCGCTTGTAATGCTAATAAGAGGCTTCCTCAGGAACACTTCAAATCAAAGAATCTTCtttcagagagaaaaagaagagataagatTAATCAGGCCTTGTATGCTCTAAGAGCCGTAGTCCCTAAAATCACAAAG ATGAACAAAATTGGAATTTTCACTGATGCGGTTGATTACATCAATGAACTGctagtggagaagaagaagcttgaagatgAGCTTAAAGGAATCAACGAGAAGGAACACAAAGAAATCGCTGCAGAGGAAGAATCTGCAATAGCTGATCCAGAAGCTGAAAAACTTTCCTCTAAACTCgacaagaaaatgaagaaaaacgaG GTGAATCTTCAAGTCCACGATATTGGTGAGCGAGATTTCTTGATTCGGGTTGGGCAGGAGCATAAACGAGGTGGATTTAAGAGGTTGATTGAAGCTGTAGACTCATGTGGACTTGAGATCATCAACGTCAACTTCAGCAGACATGATCTCATAGCCATGACAGTTCTCAATGTCAAG gCGAACAAAGACGGAATTGCATATGGAGATCTGAGAGATTCGCTGCTCAAGATGATGATAAATCAGACAATCGATATGAAAACATAG
- the LOC104769130 gene encoding putative proline-rich receptor-like protein kinase PERK11, with the protein MDKVQQQADLLGKKISPFVAQPTNVGGFTDQKTTADSQTTQPPATSPPAPPPPEGGGGGSQSSPPPVTAAPPPPNQPPNTSPPPTPPSNSPPPSITPPPSPAQPQPPPQSTPSGDSPVVVPLPRPQSPPISFLPPPTVVTQQPETRPNNGEPQNPINNPISPPSLPFTPFSPPVGEVSGSQGSPPFSSLLPPVIPLNPNIPQPLDLPLAGGLNRVPSSPPSLSDSNNNSEGSNSNSNGNGQQHNYTEKTMIGIGIAGVLVILFVAAVFFVRRKQKKGSSSPRSNQYLPPANVSVNTEGFIQYRHKPGNGNNSAQNSSPDTNSLGNPKLGRTTPPDSAVLGTSKIIFTFEELSQITEGFSKRFVVGEGGFGCVYKGILYEGKTVAIKQLKSVSAEGYREFKAEVEIISRVHHRHLVSLVGYCISEQHRFLIYEFVPNNTLDYHLHGKDLPVLEWSRRVRIAIGAAKGLAYLHEDCHPKIIHRDIKSSNILLDDEFEAQVADFGLARLNDTAQSHISTRVMGTFGYLAPEYASSGKLTDRSDVFSFGVVLLELITGRKPVDTSQPLGEESLVEWARPRLIEAIEKGDISEVVDPRLEMHYIEGEVYRMIETAASCVRHSALKRPRMVQVVRALDTREDFSDLTNGVKVGQSTVYNSGQYSNEIRIFRRASEDSSDLGNTNSGYYPSQDYTTSHESESRAFNTTHLNR; encoded by the exons ATGGACAAAGTCCAGCAACAAGCAGATTTGCTCGGAAAGAAGATTTCCCCGTTTGTAGCACAGCCGACAAATGTCGGAGGATTCACTGATCAGAAAACCACCGCCGATTCCCAGACGACACAGCCTCCAGCTACGTCACCTCCTGCTCCTCCACCCCCAGAGGGTGGCGGTGGCGGCTCACAATCATCTCCCCCGCCCGTAACGGCTGCTCCCCCACCACCGAATCAGCCTCCTAATACAAGTCCACCTCCAACGCCTCCTTCTAATTCCCCTCCACCTTCTATAACTCCACCTCCTTCACCTGCTCAGCCTCAACCCCCGCCTCAATCAACCCCAAGCGGAGATTCTCCAGTGGTAGTTCCTTTGCCAAGGCCTCAGTCTCCTCctatttcttttcttcctcctcctacCGTAGTTACTCAGCAACCGGAGACAAGACCTAACAATGGTGAACCACAAAACCCCATTAACAACCCTATTTCTCCTCCGTCTCTCCCTTTTACTCCCTTTTCGCCGCCTGTTGGGGAAGTTTCCGGTAGCCAAGGGTCTCCtccattttcatctttattGCCTCCGGTGATTcccctaaaccctaatattCCACAGCCGTTGGATTTACCTTTGGCAGGAGGATTAAATCGTGTACCCTCGTCCCCTCCTTCCCTCTCCGACTCCAATAACAATTCCGAAGGCTCTAACAGCAATAGTAACGGAAATGGACAACAACATAATTACACCGAGAAGACAATGATCGGTATTGGGATTGCAGGTGTGTTAGTCATTTTATTCGTTGCTGCCGTTTTCTTTGTTaggaggaaacaaaagaaaggttCTTCTTCTCCCCGCTCTAACCAGTATTTGCCACCTGCTAATGTCTCTGTAAATACAG AGGGATTCATTCAGTACAGGCATAAACCGGGAAATGGGAACAACTCGGCGCAAAACTCATCACCAGATACTAACAGTCTCGGGAATCCAAAACTCGGTAGAACAACACCACCTGACTCCGCAGTATTAGGGACTTCAAAGATCATTTTCACCTTTGAAGAGCTAAGCCAAATAACGGAAGGATTTTCCAAGAGATTTGTGGTAGGAGAAGGTGGGTTCGGGTGTGTCTACAAGGGCATCCTTTATGAGGGAAAGACAGTGGCGATCAAACAGCTAAAGTCGGTCAGCGCAGAAGGATATAGAGAGTTCAAAGCTGAAGTAGAGATCATTAGCAGGGTGCATCATAGGCACTTGGTGTCTCTTGTTGGTTATTGCATCTCTGAACAACATAGATTCCTCATCTATGAGTTTGTCCCCAACAATACTTTGGATTACCATTTACATG GCAAAGACTTGCCAGTTCTGGAATGGAGTAGAAGAGTCAGGATTGCAATAGGCGCAGCCAAAGGTCTTGCTTATCTACATGAAGATT GTCACCCGAAGATTATCCATAGGGACATCAAATCGTCAAACATTCTGTTGGATGATGAATTCGAAGCTCAG GTCGCAGACTTCGGACTTGCCAGACTGAACGATACTGCACAGTCCCACATATCAACGCGTGTCATGGGCACATTTGG GTATTTAGCTCCAGAATATGCTTCAAGTGGAAAACTCACTGATCGATCAGACGTGTTTTCATTTGGAGTTGTGCTGCTCGAACTCATAACCGGTCGCAAACCTGTTGATACATCTCAACCTTTGGGTGAAGAGAGTCTCGTTGAATGG GCACGTCCACGATTAATCGAGGCCATTGAAAAAGGTGACATCAGCGAAGTAGTGGATCCACGGCTGGAGATGCATTACATTGAAGGTGAAGTCTATAGAATGATCGAAACGGCAGCGTCTTGCGTTAGGCATTCAGCTCTAAAACGACCTCGTATGGTTCAG GTTGTAAGAGCTCTGGACACGCGAGAAGACTTCTCGGATCTGACAAACGGAGTTAAAGTCGGTCAAAGTACGGTCTACAACTCGGGTCAATACAGTAATGAGATTCGAATTTTCAGACGAGCCTCTGAGGATTCCTCGGATCTCGGTAATACTAACTCTGGCTACTACCCAAGCCAAGACTACACGACTAGCCATGAATCTGAGAGCCGAGCCTTCAACACAACTCATCTGAACCGCTGA